The Brachypodium distachyon strain Bd21 chromosome 4, Brachypodium_distachyon_v3.0, whole genome shotgun sequence nucleotide sequence CTCCATTGATGGTATTAAACTTCAGGGATGAAGGAAAAAGTCTGGTTTCTGGCTTGTTCTCCCTGTACAGAATTACAGTCAAAGACTATCCCTGCCAGTACCTGGGATGCCCATTGCTTCCTTtggacatcatcatccacTTCCTGAGGCTGAGTGAGAGGTGGCTTATGCTTGAAGGGAAGCAAAACATTCTGCTGATGCACTGTGAGAGAGGTGGATGGCCAGTGTTGGCATTTATGCTTGCAGGTCTTCTTCTGTACCGGAAACAATATAATGGGGAGCAAAGAACTCTAGACATGGTGTACAAGCAAGCACCTAAGGAGCTGCTTCAGATGTTAACAACACTAAATCCGCAGTCTTCTCATATTCGATATCTACAGTACATATGCAGAATGGACTATGAGTTGGGTACACAACCTATTCCTTTCACCATGGATTGTGTAATTCTTAGAGGAGTACCAAATTTCGATGGAGTAGGTGGTTGTAGGCCAATAGTTCGAGTATATGGGCAGGATATTCTAACAGCTGATAAAGGTCGCAATGTTCTCGCGACACCATTCAAAGcaaagaaacatgttaggCGTTACAGACAGGTACTTCCAAGCTCAGTTTAGATCCTAATCATTATGTTATTTGTTTTAGTTACTTGTTAACTATCATTACAGGCAGATAACATTCCGGTGAAGTTAAATGTGGGATCCTGCGTCCAAGGTGATGTGGTCCTTGAATGCTTGCATGTGGATGATGGCCTTGAAAATGAAAGGTTAATGTTTAGGGTAATGTTCAATACCTTTTTTATCCAGTCTCACATTTTACAGTTGAACTTTGAGGACATTGATGTCTCTTGGGATGCCGATCACCGGTTCGCAAAGAACTTCAAAGCAGAGGTAGGCCATGCCTTTTTCTTACATTTATGGGGCAACTTCttatcaatttgattaatGTTAATTGTAAGTGCATGCCTGAACCAGGTACTCTTTTCAGAGTTTGATGCTGAATCCGATGTGTCCACCGAAATTGcctctgatgatgatgatgatgattgtGGTGATGAGATAGAAGTTGGCTCTACTGATGAGTTCTTTGAAGCAGAAGAAATCTTCAGTAATCCTGACTCGCATGATGTGCACAAGGATGCTGATACTCTTTCTGTAGCCTCTACAGATAGTACTTTAAGTGCCGAAGTCAGGAAAGTCTCACCATTTTCTAATCTTGAGCTGATGAATGATATTGATGGATCACAAGAAAGTAAAACTGATGACATGAGTTTGTCATTTGAAATACTAAATGATGAAAAGGCATGCACATCTGTTGACACCAATATTATGCATGAAGACATAACCAGAGTAGTGAACTCAAGTTTGGAAACTACAACGTATGGAAGCAGAGACAGCAGCAATTCGAGTTCTGCTACCTACAGAGATAAAGATGATGGCTGCTCAGTTGAAAATAGCAACTCTGAGAAGGATAGCACGGTGGACCCAAAGCAAGACTTGAGTCATACTGATAATGTGTTGGTCAAAGAGGTGATTATATTGGAAACTAATAGTCCGAAGGACATACAGATGATCAAAGAAGTTATCATATCTGAAGTCACCACTCCAAAACAATTGCTGGAGGGGGATACAATGGAAATTGAATCAGGCGATGCAGTCCACAATTCAGAAAGCATTGCATCAGCAGAGGTTGATAATATTGAAGGACTTGACATTGCTCTCAAGCAGGGTGAAGGAGACAGTCCAGGAGAAGGATGTGTTGTGTACGACAATGGCACCAAACAAGAAGACAACAGCAATACGGAGCAAGCTAGCATCAGTGGCACAAATGTACCAGTGATTGAGCATACAGATGAGAATAACAGGGTGGACCTTCCATCGTTAGAGAAATCACATCCGCAGAGCACAAGTGCTACCCTTGTTTTGAGTTCCAGCGAGCAAAAGATTAAGCAATCTGATGCTTCCAATAGTAATGAAACCAGAGAACAAACAGTGGGAATGGAAGCTTCGATATCCAACTCGACAGGCCAACCTTCTAATACTTCTTCAACAGTTAATATACTACCTGAAGGATGTAGCTTGGCAGCAAATGGTGCTCGAACTTGTGCTGGTACAAGTATAGTTACAGCTGACTCATCTCGACTGGTACTAAAGAAAAAAGGTTTTCTTCCTTTGTCAACATATAGTATTTTTGCTCCATTATCTCCCAGGCGTAATCCACTTCGTTCAGCATCGACAGATTTGTCCTTTCTTTCTCCATTGCAAACAGAATCAAATCAGAACTCTGTTCCTTCTACAAGTACAGAGCACAAGTGGCATCCAACACCCTCATCCTCTACATCCCTGAGATCATCAAAAGTACCATCTCTAGTAAATCCCCCTCTACGCCCAATCAAAACTGTTTCATCTCTACCTTCATCTTCACTGGAAACATATCTAGAGATGTCAACTTCCTATTCTCCAGCATCACATGCCAACCATCAACAGCATATTAACCCTCATCCTCCCTGGATACCACCACCTCGACAACTTCACCCTGCAAAGACACAGGGAAAGGATTTACATCCATTTGGTCTGTCTTTTCCTGCTTTCAAAAGGTATGGAAtcccacccccacctcctcctccacacaCTCACAGTACTCAAAAGAATTCAAGCAGCCTGATAGCTGATCATGAACAAAGAAGAGTAGAAGGGTCTTGCTCCTCTAGTCCTTTTATACAAACTGTTCTCAACTTAGGTTTTTCCTCTCCAATTTTACCATCCAAAAGTAGCATAGATATGCCAGAATTCCTCTTAGGAGCCTCTAGTTTTCTAGATGCAGAATTAACAAACAGAAGAAATATACCATCTGGCATGGATGTTCCAACTACTAGTGAAGATCCAAAGTATTTCTTTAGTGTGCCTCATTCTTTATCTCCCAAAATTTCTCACCATAATACACCACAACCTCCACCTCTGCCTCCTCTACTACCACCATTACCATTGCCAATTACATGCAATGAAACAGTACCACTTGTATGCTCAAAGTCTCCTTCAGATCCTTCATATAAAGAACCACCAATGCCACCAGAAAGACAACCCccctctccacctccacctcctggAACAAATGATCcttcaatttcaaattttgtaAACGAACAACTAGATCCTATGGAAACATGCAAGGAGTTCTTGCGGTCTGAAATGAGCACTGAAAGCTCACCCTCCACAGTTCATAGAAAAGAACATGGAGGCATTCCAACTCCACCACATCCACCAATATGCCGTTGGCCTAGGGGAGTTTCTTCAGTTCAATCCCTTACCCCTCGACCTTCAACACCCCCTCCACCCCCACCTTTTCCACCACACTTGTCTTCGCTCCAATCTCCACAACATCTGCCCTCACTTTCGCCTTCACCCTCTACACGATCCTTGCTTGTTCCTTCAAGAACAAATGTACCATCTCCACATTTACCCCAACCGCCACCTATTCATATAAATCaacctcctccacctccacctatGCTCCCTCATCGTCCATCTCTTCCTAGAAAACATGCAACTCCAGCTCCACCACCTCTGCCTAGAGAACATCAAGTAATTTTTCCTTTGCCTCCAATTTCACCTACAAGGCATGTTTTACCgtcacctccaccaccacctcctttTGGACGACATCAAGCACCTTTGCCTCCAGCTCTGCCATCTTTTGTCAGACATATCGCGCCTCCACCCCTACTCTATCCTCATTTCAGTGAAGATTTATCAACTCCACCTCTAACAACGGATGCCAGAATTCCactgccaccaccacctccacctaAAGACACCGCTGGGAATTTCGCTCCACTTCCTACCGAAGGAAGCCCACGTCCTGCTTTACCAGAATGCCAAGTTGAAGCCCCAATTCCGTTACCTCCTCTTGAAGGACTAGAAAGAATTCCACCTGCACTTTCTGCTGAAGGAGATAAAACAATTCTACTGCCTTCTCTTGTTGGAGGGTTAGAAAAAACTCCACTACAAGATGGATTTGGAGGTGGAgccccacctccacctccacctccacctcttGGGGCATATGGAGGAGCGCCActgccacccccacccccgGGAGGATATGTGGGGGCACCTacacctcctccgccaccactTGGAGTAGATGGAGTGCCTCCACCGTCGGTGCTAATACCTGGAGGATACAAAAGggcacctccacctcctttACTACCTCCGCCACTTCCCGAAGGATATGAAGGAGCACCTCCACCCCCTCCACTACCTCCTGGAGCATATGGAGGGGCTGCAGTGACACGGCTTCCGCCTCCTGGGGGATATGGAGGTGGcgctccaccacctcctcctccacccggaGAAATTGgagctccacctcctcctcctccacccggaGGTATTGgagctccacctcctcctcctccacctggAGGAATTGGagctccacctccaccaccacctatTGGAGGGCTAGGAGGAACTCCGTcccctccacctcctgctGGATTTCGAGGTGGAGgtccgtctcctcctcctcccggaggGTATGGAGGGActccgccaccacctcctcagAGAGGGCATGGAGGAGTAGGTGGCccacctccccctcctggtGCACCTGCTCCTCCAATGCCTCCTGGAGTACCTCGTGTACCCCCTCCACCTCCTGGGGTACCTGGTGGGCCCCCTCCACCTCCTGGGGTACCTGGTGGCCCCCCTCCACCTCCTGGTGGACGAGGTGGGCCCCCTCCACCTGGTGGAAGAGGCCCTGGACTTGCTCGTGCATCTACTGCAGTACGAAGGTCATCTCTAAAACCACTGCACTGGGTCAAAGTAACAAGAGCAATGCAAGGAAGTTTATGGGCCGAACTACAAAAGCAAGCAGATGCTGACAGGTACCTTCAGTTATTTCAACTTCTTGTTTGCCAAAGGATATAAATTGTTGGATGATGCTATGATGATTGAATGTTGCTATCAACTGAGTTATCGGAAAATGTATATTTTTCTCACATTTTTAACCGGCAGCATCATTTATGCAGCAATTCCGAATTCGATGTGAATGAACTGGCGTCTCTTTTTACTATTGCTCCAAAGACAAAAGGTGGCTCGAAATCAGAAGGGGCTGGAAAATCTCTTGGTTCAAAAACTGACAAAATTCACCTGGTAAGTTACTCCAACAGTTTGAAATTCTAAGAAAAAACTTCCCAGTGGTGAATTTCATCTACCTCTGCTATGTTACTGAAATATTTAGTGGCATGGAATATTTTAGTGCACAGCATGTCAGCACAATATCCTAGTCTGATAATATGTCAATTACTTTTTGTTTAACCCAGCATTATTCAAATCTTGCTCTCTAAGACTACTTCCATTTGTAAATAGATGACATCCTAGAACGTGTGCAGTCAAAACTTCTCTAACTCTGACTCTTGTATTAAAAACTAATAATCACTTTTGTCATTTGAAACTAATACAAACATTTTTATAATATTAgaattttgtaaaaaaatactAGCATAATCATGTAAAATTAACCGTTAAAGTTGTACATTACAGACCGTGTCCATGTCCAAAATGTCACTATTTACGAATGGGGGTAAGTATATCACATGTAAGGCCATTCACAGACTGTTGGTCATAGCAAAGCTGAGAGCATGCAAATTGCAAGGGCCTTCTCATGAACTTACCTTAATTTTTTCGCTATGCCTTTTCTGGCTCCAATATGCTtgcattgattttttttaaattgttgccttaatttttttagcaacAATTAAATTTTCTTTCTGACGATAAGATGTCTTCACTTGCGATGCAAGAAAAATTAAACTTTTGTTGGTGTCCTTGAAATATCCACAGATTGATATAAGACGGGCCAATAACACAGAGATCATGTTGACGAAAATCAAAATGCCACTCTCTGAAATGATGGTAAGCATCTTGCTACTAGTTGTTGCCTCTTTGTTCTTAGAGAACGTGCAGACAACATTTGAGTATCTTTTCATTAAGTAGGGGAGCAAACATTCATACAAGAAAGGGAGCTTAGTGGCAGGACAATTGCCATAAGCAACCCTAGTTAGCAAATAAGGTACATACTGTCATTGGAAGGGCAACCCTGTTGATTGCTTTAGTTCCTTGGAAATAGTGTTGAAGGTCCAAATAACTAGTTTAATCCGTTTAACGAAAGTAGTGAGCATCAAGATTGGACGACTCAAATAAATTATCAGCAAGTTTTAGGAGGGGGTATTTTTGTCTGTTCTTTCACCTGAGAAATTGGTTGGAAGTCATTGGCATATTTAGGTCCAGAATCACATCCTTCTGGTGAACTCAAGAACTCACTTAATTACTAAAGCGCTTCATTGTGAAAACCATCTCCCTGTTTTTCCATGTGAAGTTTAGACTAAATTAAGTCAATTAAGGTTTAAAGTGCATCATTAATTCAGAAAACATTGTTCCTTTTTATTCATATGTACATCGGTGACTGCGTATCAGTTTTGTTATATAATAATTGTACTTTCTCTACTTATATGTCTTTACTTCCTCTACTTATAACAGAGTGCTGCTCTAGCTTTGGATGATTCAGTTTTGGACTCTGATATGGTTGAGAATCTCATAAAGTTTTGcccaacaaaagaagaaatggaACTTCTAAAGGTTCTTCTTTTCAAATTAACACTTCCTTGAATTTTCCATTGCCCCTTGTATAATCATGAATCCTTCACTTCCTTGAATCTATTCTAAaagtaaaatattttttgtacATTTGGCTGCCAGAACTACACCGGAGACAAAGAAGGTCTTGGAAAGTGTGAGCAGGTAAATCTATATCTTTCTGCTTTCAAGTATACTCCAATGCAAATACCATGTTTCATCTAAGTTTGTCTGATGATTGTATCATATTTGATCTAACTGCAATTTTAGATGATATGTTACATTTATACTTCAATATACCTTACTAATTATCTGTGGTAAGCTATCTTAAAATCCAATCAATACCTTACTATTATCTTTTTCCCTATGCAGTTCTTTCTAGAATTGATGAAGGTGCCAAGGGTTGAATCGAAGTTCAGGATATTTTCATTCAAGATTCAGTTTCAGTCACAGGTCATACACTCTTAAATTTTAGAGAGTAAGGTCATTTGTATTGTTCATGGCTTTCTCACTccacttttttctttcctgctTAGATTAGGGATGTTAGGAAGAATTTACAGACGGTGGCATCTGCTTGTGAGGAGGTGAGCATTCTAACAACTCTGAAGTGTTTCACATTTAGTATTCATGTTCAGCATGTGAGAACTCATCTCTGATATCCCAATCAGCTCAGAGGCTCTGAGAAGCTGAAGGTGATCATGAAGAACATTCTGTTAATTGGGAATACATTAAATGAAGGAACACCAAGAGGTAGTGGACGTCAGCCTTTGGGGCTTATGCATATCTTTCGAACAAGTTTATCCTGTAATATATTGTGGCGCAATCATGAAATACATCAAGGTGTCTTGGATAATTTATAACAACCTTATTTGTTAGGACAAATGCTCCATCAATTCATTTTATGATACTATCTATCCTTTCGCTATCAAGAAAACAAGTGATCTATAAATGGAACAATGTGAAACAATTTCGGGGCCCAGATTGAATTATATTAATATCAAACTTATTGCGTCTTCAGGGTTATTTGGTTaccaaatactccctccaatgtCCGATccacacttattatggattggagggagtagtttttacTTCATGTGCttcatgtttcttttgaagaaaacaacagttttaatttctttttttgctattTCCTTGCAGGTCAGGCTGTTGGTTTTCGCTTGGACAGTATCCTAAAACTTGTAGAGACCCGTGCAACCAGCAGTagaacaacactaatgcactTCCTTTGCAAGGTATGTAGATAGCTGCCAGCCTGCCACACATTAATTGATAAAAAAGCaagaatttgaaaaaaaaaacacattgcATAGTGTATTTGCAGCAACTCCAATAGAACCCGGTCCATATCACGCAAACCAGTTGATGGTTCTGCAGTGATCTGATTTGCGATAGTTCCCATTTTATTATGTGGGGGAATCAGGGATTACAAACCATTGATGTTAATGTGATGGCAAGCTGCAGGAGAAGTCCACCCACTGCTGCCCCTGCAGCCAGATGTGCTCCCGTGGCTGCATTCTTGACGAGTCATGgccttgggggggggggggggggggagattTTGGAGAGGGTGGATTCGTAAGAGCCAGAGAAGTGAGCCCATGGAGAGCATGGTTGATAGCAGTGTCTGGTCCACCTCAAATCGAGAGTATTCAGTTGAATACCCAATTTCTTTACTCTTACCTCCCGTGTCCCACCTGCCGGCCCATGAAGACCGACAGCGCTTGGTGCTTCCCGCACACCACCTGATGACCTGTATGCAACGTGGAAACAATGTAATAAAAATTGTCTCAATTGTATCGAGTCATGGTTATTTTCTTCTGACATATAAAGAATGTATCAACCGTACTGAGTCATGGTTATCTTCTTCTGACGAGATAGGTAGGGGAAACCCTACAGAATGTACTCCTACTAGTAAAAGGAGAATCTTAACAATGGTTTTTACGTAGATGTAAAATTTGCAGGATATTTTTCTTGACAGCATCCTATTTTTGTAATGGAGATTTCTTTTTAATTCAAACTCTTGTGATTTTACCGGCACATGGCCCGTTTCTTAATCATAGATCATCATATGGCCCTTGTTATAAAAATAGATGAAGCAGTTTGAATTACAACGTGGTCTAATTTTAAGATAACCAATTTACAATGTTTTTCTTGCTTATGTACTTATTGTATCACTTGTCAACGTGCTTCTTATTTTGCATTCATACTGTATGCTCCAAAACTTAATGACTGGTTTAAGTGTTCTTCAGTCCCTTGCAGGGAAGTCACCAGAACTACTGGATTTTCATGAGGATCTCGGTAGCTTGGAAGCTGCTTCAAAGGTATTGTGTATGTTGACTAATATGATAACTTATATTGATACATTTTATTGAATAATCTGGAGTTATTTAAACAGTTGCAACTGAAAGCATTGGCTGAGGAGCAGCAGGCAGTTGTAAAAGGGCTAGAGAAAGTTGAACAGGAACTCACTGCTTCAGAAAGTGATGGGCCAGTTTCTGAGGTTTTCCGCAAGGTATGCCCAACCTTTGTGGGTGCTTTGTGTCCATTCGATTTTATTGAATTGTGTTAGGTAGGTAGTTTGTATTTCTCGTTATATCACCCATTAGGTTACTTAATGTTTTCTTGTATGGGAATCATATATTTATTGCTTCCATGGAATGTAGACTTTAAAGGAGTTCCTTGATGCTTCTGGTGCCGATGTGCGCTCCCTATCAGCACTCTATGTCGAAGTAGTAAGGCATCCATGATCCTCCTTGCTTCCATTACTAACACTaaacattaaatttggccTCCTTTTGATGTACGAGTGCTGACAGGGTAGAAGTGCAGATGCACTTTCCCTATATTTTGGAGAAGACCCTGCAAAATATCCTTTTGAGCAAGGTAATATTCAATACCGATTCATCCATTGAGATGGTTTATATGGAGATGGTGCTGAAAGAACTTATATTTTACACCCCTTCTCCAATTATGCTTGTGAAGTTCTAGTGAAGGTAATATTTGTGGCCATTGATCCATTTGGATGCTAGAATGATGAACTAGAGACTGGATGTGTTTTGACCGATTTAAAATGGTTTTGGTAGACTGCACCTACCGCTCACCAAGACACTCACGCATTTTCAGTTATTTTCTGCAATAAGTAATATGATATCCCTCTTGCCTCTTACTCATACCAAATCTTCAAAAATCTGCAGTTGCTTCCACACTTCTGACCTTTGTGGGGTTATTTCGGAAAGCGCATGAGGAGAACCTGAAGCAGATTGAGGCCGAGAGGAAGAAAGCACTGAAAGAAGCTGAAAAGGAAGCAAGCCAGGACAGAACTCCTGTAAAATCAAAAGATGGAGGCGCGGACAGATCACCAAGATCACCCTTCAAATGAAATCCATCCCGAAACTTTGATATGGTCATCATTTATTCCTCAACAAACGTCGCTTCTGCTAGCCTTGCGGATCTTCAGAGGAGGCTCGACTGTCGCGAAATGTGCGACTTCCCTGTGGACATCTTATGCCTACAAGACAAGGTAACATACAAGTCAAGCATACACGGGTGGTTTTGCTAACTTGTGAAATATATACTTATAGGTATCACCCTGTTACCCTAACATATACTCGGTTCTTTTGTTTCGTGCAGATACTTTCTGTTGGACATCCACGCTTGATAGCTCATGACAGTGTACAAAGCTAACTCAACACCTAATTTAGGTTCGCCTGTACAGATTTCTGACTAGATTTCTCCCCTTGTGTTTATACTAGCCGTAGCAGCAGGAGTAGGCCAGTGATGTAAACTAggcaaaaggaaagaagcgatTAGTAGTTgagaagaaatagaaaaggatTAGTGTTACCACAGGCAGTTTTCTAACAGAAGTAGAGAAATATGTGATATGTATgatgttgttttgttttggatcCAGCGctatgtatgtatatgtatagcTCGAGTGTTTTGGCTGATGATTGTCAGAAGAGAAAAAGGGTGGTTTCTGGTTTGTAACACCCCAGGTATTATTTCAGAAGTTCTATCTTACCAGCataatttactactccctcctaaattcttgttgttttagtacaaattataTACTataaaaaaagggaaaagcaGAGTAGCAGGCGAGCTCACTGAAAAATCTTGATCTGAATGGCCTCATGACCGCGTATCTTGATCTGAAATGCAGAGTAGCCTGGCTTTAATAATTcctcaaagaaagaaaataaaattccTTCTGGTTTATTTCAGTGCAATGCAACAGAgcatttgctgctgctgtagcAACTAAAAAGAGatccaattttgttttttacacatgccaagagaaaaaaaaaaccttaatTTTACTAGTAGCAGCAGTACAGTATGTTTCTGAGAATCACAAACCTATCTATGTGCTTTTGTCTATACATGCTGTTGCTTTTTCTCctcccctttttttcttctgaattctgaaccAGCCCTGAAG carries:
- the LOC100833447 gene encoding formin-like protein 12 isoform X6, coding for MFRVMFNTFFIQSHILQLNFEDIDVSWDADHRFAKNFKAEVLFSEFDAESDVSTEIASDDDDDDCGDEIEVGSTDEFFEAEEIFSNPDSHDVHKDADTLSVASTDSTLSAEVRKVSPFSNLELMNDIDGSQESKTDDMSLSFEILNDEKACTSVDTNIMHEDITRVVNSSLETTTYGSRDSSNSSSATYRDKDDGCSVENSNSEKDSTVDPKQDLSHTDNVLVKEVIILETNSPKDIQMIKEVIISEVTTPKQLLEGDTMEIESGDAVHNSESIASAEVDNIEGLDIALKQGEGDSPGEGCVVYDNGTKQEDNSNTEQASISGTNVPVIEHTDENNRVDLPSLEKSHPQSTSATLVLSSSEQKIKQSDASNSNETREQTVGMEASISNSTGQPSNTSSTVNILPEGCSLAANGARTCAGTSIVTADSSRLVLKKKGFLPLSTYSIFAPLSPRRNPLRSASTDLSFLSPLQTESNQNSVPSTSTEHKWHPTPSSSTSLRSSKVPSLVNPPLRPIKTVSSLPSSSLETYLEMSTSYSPASHANHQQHINPHPPWIPPPRQLHPAKTQGKDLHPFGLSFPAFKRYGIPPPPPPPHTHSTQKNSSSLIADHEQRRVEGSCSSSPFIQTVLNLGFSSPILPSKSSIDMPEFLLGASSFLDAELTNRRNIPSGMDVPTTSEDPKYFFSVPHSLSPKISHHNTPQPPPLPPLLPPLPLPITCNETVPLVCSKSPSDPSYKEPPMPPERQPPSPPPPPGTNDPSISNFVNEQLDPMETCKEFLRSEMSTESSPSTVHRKEHGGIPTPPHPPICRWPRGVSSVQSLTPRPSTPPPPPPFPPHLSSLQSPQHLPSLSPSPSTRSLLVPSRTNVPSPHLPQPPPIHINQPPPPPPMLPHRPSLPRKHATPAPPPLPREHQVIFPLPPISPTRHVLPSPPPPPPFGRHQAPLPPALPSFVRHIAPPPLLYPHFSEDLSTPPLTTDARIPLPPPPPPKDTAGNFAPLPTEGSPRPALPECQVEAPIPLPPLEGLERIPPALSAEGDKTILLPSLVGGLEKTPLQDGFGGGAPPPPPPPPLGAYGGAPLPPPPPGGYVGAPTPPPPPLGVDGVPPPSVLIPGGYKRAPPPPLLPPPLPEGYEGAPPPPPLPPGAYGGAAVTRLPPPGGYGGGAPPPPPPPGEIGAPPPPPPPGGIGAPPPPPPPGGIGAPPPPPPIGGLGGTPSPPPPAGFRGGGPSPPPPGGYGGTPPPPPQRGHGGVGGPPPPPGAPAPPMPPGVPRVPPPPPGVPGGPPPPPGVPGGPPPPPGGRGGPPPPGGRGPGLARASTAVRRSSLKPLHWVKVTRAMQGSLWAELQKQADADSNSEFDVNELASLFTIAPKTKGGSKSEGAGKSLGSKTDKIHLIDIRRANNTEIMLTKIKMPLSEMMSAALALDDSVLDSDMVENLIKFCPTKEEMELLKNYTGDKEGLGKCEQFFLELMKVPRVESKFRIFSFKIQFQSQIRDVRKNLQTVASACEELRGSEKLKVIMKNILLIGNTLNEGTPRGQAVGFRLDSILKLVETRATSSRTTLMHFLCKSLAGKSPELLDFHEDLGSLEAASKLQLKALAEEQQAVVKGLEKVEQELTASESDGPVSEVFRKTLKEFLDASGADVRSLSALYVEVGRSADALSLYFGEDPAKYPFEQVASTLLTFVGLFRKAHEENLKQIEAERKKALKEAEKEASQDRTPVKSKDGGADRSPRSPFK